From Nitrospiraceae bacterium, a single genomic window includes:
- a CDS encoding efflux RND transporter periplasmic adaptor subunit produces MNHTHFCRFRRLISGAGCLLALVSLTACDSPQPGDAAVKAHSAQPTKGLARLSPQELISAGIATEIVSKREFRSAREFPGTVTPNHHALADVTTLVRGRVVDVYADLGQQVKGGDLLAILYSGELGMAQSAYLKADAKLYVAERSYERAKMLLAEKVIGLAEEQRRKGELLTTQAEKREARDRLELYGMSDDQIRKLDRDHTIRSYVPIVAPFDGRVIARNLTKGEVVETTEKLFVVADLSVVWVLANIPEKDIPFIRPDAAATAQPVDILVNAYPDEVFHGKITYVGDVLDVATRTMNLRLELPNPDKKLKPEMFATIRVWSDPEPNVLMVPERAVQRDRERRFVFVQREPNVFEARDVRLGPSNGRDVKVLDGLLEGETVVTNGAFVLKSELFGEQI; encoded by the coding sequence GTGAATCACACACATTTCTGTCGGTTCCGTCGGCTCATCAGCGGCGCGGGGTGTCTGCTTGCCCTCGTGAGCCTGACGGCCTGCGACAGCCCGCAACCGGGGGATGCCGCCGTAAAGGCTCATTCCGCGCAGCCGACGAAGGGCCTCGCCAGGCTCTCCCCCCAAGAACTGATCAGCGCCGGGATCGCAACCGAGATCGTCAGCAAGCGAGAGTTTCGGTCGGCGCGAGAGTTTCCTGGCACCGTGACACCCAATCATCATGCGCTGGCGGATGTCACGACGCTCGTCCGAGGCCGGGTAGTGGACGTGTATGCCGACCTCGGGCAACAGGTGAAGGGAGGAGACCTGCTCGCCATCCTCTACAGCGGCGAACTCGGTATGGCTCAGAGCGCATACCTCAAAGCGGACGCGAAGCTCTACGTGGCGGAACGTTCCTACGAGCGCGCCAAGATGCTGCTGGCCGAAAAAGTGATCGGGCTGGCGGAAGAACAGCGACGCAAGGGGGAGTTGCTGACGACACAGGCCGAAAAGCGCGAAGCCCGGGATCGCCTGGAGCTCTACGGGATGTCCGACGACCAAATCCGGAAGCTCGACCGAGATCACACGATCCGTTCCTATGTCCCGATCGTGGCGCCTTTCGACGGCCGGGTCATTGCGCGCAACCTCACCAAGGGCGAGGTCGTCGAGACGACTGAAAAGCTTTTCGTCGTCGCCGATCTGTCGGTCGTCTGGGTATTGGCGAACATTCCGGAGAAGGACATTCCTTTCATCCGGCCGGATGCCGCCGCAACCGCCCAGCCGGTCGACATCCTCGTCAATGCCTACCCGGACGAGGTCTTCCACGGCAAGATCACCTACGTCGGCGACGTGCTCGATGTCGCGACCCGCACGATGAATCTCCGGCTGGAGTTGCCGAACCCCGACAAGAAACTGAAACCAGAGATGTTCGCGACGATCCGCGTCTGGTCCGATCCGGAACCCAATGTGCTCATGGTGCCGGAACGGGCCGTGCAGCGGGATCGGGAGCGACGCTTTGTCTTCGTCCAGCGCGAGCCCAACGTCTTCGAAGCCCGCGACGTCCGCCTCGGGCCGTCGAACGGCCGCGATGTGAAGGTCCTCGACGGCCTCTTGGAAGGCGAGACGGTCGTCACCAACGGCGCCTTCGTCCTCAAATCCGAACTATTCGGAGAACAGATCTAA
- a CDS encoding efflux RND transporter permease subunit produces MLSSLVAFSLRQRVIVVALACLLMAGGLYAFHTIAIDAFPDVTTVLVQVVTKVPGMSPAEVEQFVTFPLELQLMGAPGLTDIRSFSKVGLSMITAVFRDDIDVYLARQVVLERVLEIQEQLPPGSTAQLVPNTTGLGEIFQFYLEGPRDNEPGFVMTEEDLLERRTVEDWTIRPLLKGLADVVDVNSLGGFVKQYQVIVEPGLLRKYDLALHEVFDAVAKNNANAGGNILEKDSEKYVVRGVGLIKTLDDINNIVVKEAHGTPVFVRDVAEVRIGHAVRHGAAVVNGKHEGVTGIVLMLRGGNARDVVQSIKDKIEDIHKKQLLPDGLRIVPFYDRIELITAALQTVYKAMIEGIVLVVVILFLFLGNVRSALIVTSTLIVTPLVTFIIMDRVGLTANLMSLGGLVIAIGMMVDGSVVVVENVYRHLSEHRNEPIDKTAAILTAVGEVGQPVLFGILIIILVFLPILTLQGMEGKMFQPLAYTIIIALMVSLALSLTLSPVLCALALERGSEEDTFLLRWAKRLYVPTLQWAMTHRFGVLAIAVGLLGGSLALFPFLGGEFIPILNEAAITPQIIRYPSIALDKSIEIEKDVQRAVLEFPEVRSVVSKIGRSELANDPQEANASDPVVTLRPMDEWTTAKTKPQLDDAIRKRIEQVPGANFLLSQPIQQRVDELLSGVRSEATVKILGEDLSMLRTLAEKIQGIMSSIKGVGDVRVEQLFGQTYLTIDIDRKKIARHGITVGHIREIITTAIGQETATVVYEGQKRFDLTFRYPEKYRDSVQTISNILLTSGTGALIPLGELATVELREGPAQISREGLQRRIYVGFNTLGRDIESIVAEAQSKIAAQVPMPSGYHLVWGGSFENMQRAMARLRIIVPITIGLIFLLLFASFNSVRHAALIILNLPFAMIGGIVALWLSGEYLSVPASVGFINLFGVAVLNGIVLVSYFNQLRADGLSSHEAVVTGCLLRLRPVLMTATVALLGLVPLAVAHGIGSEVQRPLAIVVIGGLVSSTLLTLVVLPVLYRWLDRSDESHTRPTSPQGEGREGEAGWAEEGLALQSGRDRH; encoded by the coding sequence ATGCTGTCTTCCCTCGTGGCCTTTTCGCTGCGGCAACGCGTGATCGTGGTCGCGCTCGCCTGCCTCCTCATGGCCGGAGGGCTCTACGCCTTCCATACGATCGCCATCGACGCATTTCCCGACGTCACGACGGTGCTGGTCCAGGTCGTGACGAAAGTGCCCGGCATGTCACCGGCAGAGGTGGAACAGTTCGTCACCTTCCCCCTTGAACTGCAACTCATGGGGGCGCCCGGGCTCACGGACATCCGATCGTTCTCCAAGGTGGGCTTGTCCATGATCACGGCCGTGTTCCGCGACGACATCGACGTCTATCTGGCGCGACAGGTCGTCCTCGAACGGGTGCTCGAGATTCAGGAACAGTTGCCGCCCGGTTCCACAGCCCAGCTCGTACCCAACACGACCGGTCTCGGGGAAATCTTTCAGTTCTATTTGGAAGGCCCGCGCGACAATGAGCCGGGCTTCGTCATGACGGAAGAGGACCTTCTCGAGCGTCGAACGGTGGAGGATTGGACCATCCGACCGTTGCTGAAGGGACTGGCGGACGTGGTCGACGTCAACTCGCTGGGCGGATTCGTCAAGCAATACCAGGTGATCGTGGAACCAGGCCTGCTGCGGAAGTACGACCTGGCGCTACACGAGGTGTTCGACGCGGTCGCCAAGAATAACGCGAATGCCGGCGGCAACATCCTCGAGAAGGATTCCGAGAAGTATGTCGTGCGCGGCGTCGGCTTGATCAAGACGCTCGACGACATCAATAACATCGTGGTCAAAGAAGCCCACGGCACCCCAGTGTTCGTGAGGGACGTCGCGGAGGTGCGTATCGGCCATGCCGTTCGGCACGGAGCGGCGGTCGTGAACGGCAAACACGAAGGCGTCACCGGAATCGTGTTGATGCTCCGCGGAGGCAATGCCCGCGACGTCGTGCAATCGATCAAGGATAAGATCGAGGACATCCATAAGAAGCAGCTCTTGCCGGACGGCCTGCGCATCGTGCCCTTCTACGATCGAATCGAGCTCATCACCGCGGCGCTCCAGACGGTCTACAAGGCGATGATCGAAGGCATCGTCCTGGTCGTCGTCATCCTGTTTCTCTTCCTAGGCAACGTGCGCAGCGCCTTGATCGTCACCTCCACGCTGATCGTGACGCCGCTCGTCACCTTCATCATCATGGATCGGGTCGGGCTGACGGCCAATCTCATGTCGCTCGGCGGACTGGTGATCGCCATCGGCATGATGGTGGACGGATCGGTCGTGGTGGTCGAGAACGTCTATCGGCACCTATCCGAGCACCGGAACGAGCCGATCGACAAGACCGCAGCCATCCTGACGGCCGTGGGCGAAGTCGGCCAACCGGTGCTGTTCGGCATCCTGATCATCATCCTGGTATTCCTGCCGATCCTCACCCTCCAGGGCATGGAGGGGAAAATGTTCCAGCCCCTCGCCTATACAATCATCATCGCGCTCATGGTCTCGCTCGCGCTGTCGCTCACACTCTCTCCGGTCCTCTGCGCCTTGGCGCTCGAGCGAGGCAGCGAGGAGGACACGTTCTTGCTCCGCTGGGCCAAGCGGCTCTACGTACCGACACTGCAGTGGGCGATGACGCATCGGTTCGGTGTGTTGGCCATCGCCGTGGGACTCTTGGGAGGCAGCCTCGCCCTATTCCCATTTCTCGGCGGGGAATTCATTCCGATCCTCAACGAGGCCGCCATCACGCCGCAGATCATCCGGTATCCGAGCATCGCCCTGGACAAGTCCATCGAGATCGAAAAGGACGTGCAGCGGGCCGTGCTGGAATTTCCGGAAGTCCGGTCGGTGGTTTCCAAGATCGGCCGGTCCGAACTCGCGAATGATCCCCAGGAAGCGAATGCCAGCGACCCGGTCGTCACACTCCGTCCAATGGACGAATGGACCACGGCCAAGACCAAACCCCAACTGGACGATGCGATCCGGAAACGGATCGAGCAGGTTCCCGGCGCGAATTTCCTGTTGAGCCAACCGATCCAACAACGCGTCGACGAACTCCTCTCCGGAGTGCGATCCGAGGCCACGGTCAAGATTCTCGGGGAAGATCTCTCCATGTTGCGGACACTGGCGGAGAAAATTCAGGGGATCATGAGTTCCATCAAGGGCGTCGGGGATGTTCGCGTCGAACAGCTCTTCGGCCAAACGTACCTCACCATCGACATCGACCGGAAAAAGATCGCCCGGCACGGCATCACTGTCGGACATATTCGGGAAATCATTACCACCGCGATCGGCCAGGAAACGGCGACCGTCGTGTATGAAGGACAAAAGCGGTTCGACCTGACGTTCCGGTATCCCGAGAAATACCGCGACAGTGTGCAGACTATCAGCAACATTCTGTTGACGTCCGGCACCGGAGCGCTGATCCCGCTGGGGGAACTCGCCACGGTGGAATTGCGCGAAGGGCCGGCCCAGATCAGCCGAGAAGGCCTGCAGCGTCGCATCTACGTCGGCTTCAACACACTCGGCCGTGACATCGAAAGCATCGTCGCCGAAGCCCAAAGCAAGATCGCGGCGCAGGTACCCATGCCGTCCGGTTATCACCTCGTGTGGGGCGGCTCGTTCGAAAATATGCAGCGGGCGATGGCTCGTTTGAGAATCATCGTCCCGATCACCATCGGCCTGATCTTCCTGCTGCTCTTTGCCTCCTTCAACTCGGTCCGGCACGCCGCGCTGATCATTCTGAACCTACCGTTCGCCATGATCGGCGGCATCGTCGCCCTGTGGCTTTCCGGTGAATACCTCAGCGTCCCCGCTTCAGTCGGGTTCATCAATCTGTTCGGCGTCGCGGTGCTCAACGGCATCGTCCTGGTGTCCTACTTCAATCAGCTGCGGGCGGATGGATTGAGCAGCCACGAGGCCGTGGTGACCGGTTGCCTCCTGCGACTCAGGCCGGTGCTCATGACGGCAACGGTGGCCTTACTCGGACTAGTTCCGTTGGCTGTCGCCCACGGCATCGGCTCGGAAGTGCAACGGCCGCTCGCGATCGTCGTCATCGGCGGTCTAGTGAGCTCCACCCTGTTGACGCTTGTCGTCTTGCCGGTGCTGTACCGCTGGCTCGACCGGTCGGATGAAAGCCACACCAGGCCGACATCCCCACAGGGGGAAGGGCGAGAGGGCGAGGCCGGATGGGCAGAGGAAGGGCTCGCGTTGCAGAGCGGACGCGACCGGCATTAA
- the sugE gene encoding quaternary ammonium compound efflux SMR transporter SugE: MAWGYLVLAGLFEVAWAVGLKYSDGFTRPWPSMITILSICASMGLLALALKSIPVGTGYAIWTGIGIAGTAVLGMVLFAESASATRLISLLLIVAGILGLRASS; the protein is encoded by the coding sequence ATGGCCTGGGGATACTTGGTGCTGGCAGGGCTCTTCGAGGTTGCGTGGGCCGTTGGGTTGAAATATTCCGATGGCTTCACCAGGCCGTGGCCCTCGATGATCACGATACTCTCGATCTGCGCCAGCATGGGACTGCTTGCCCTTGCCCTCAAAAGCATTCCCGTTGGAACGGGCTACGCGATCTGGACCGGCATCGGCATCGCCGGGACCGCAGTACTGGGAATGGTATTGTTCGCTGAATCGGCCTCGGCCACGCGCCTGATTTCCCTCCTCCTGATCGTCGCCGGGATTCTCGGCCTGAGGGCCTCGTCATGA